From the genome of Scytonema hofmannii PCC 7110, one region includes:
- a CDS encoding MFS transporter, whose protein sequence is MQAQGYSQSIAGLADTQFALLLSGLSPWAGQWADRCGPRIPLIVGPFLVGLGFLLMAFVGLTRGASEYWTTFFPGIVVFGLGMAITVAPLTTAVMGSVGTEYAGTASGINNAVSRTAGVLAIAIVGSLALSTYSLSLQEHTTCIHLSNAARLLLQSQARQLGQISPIVGIAPENVDAVATAVKLAFVDTFRLVMIICAGLAWLSAIMAALLVGSGEWGTRGPLWG, encoded by the coding sequence GTGCAAGCACAGGGTTACAGCCAGTCAATCGCTGGATTGGCAGATACGCAGTTTGCATTGCTACTGAGCGGGTTGTCTCCTTGGGCGGGTCAGTGGGCAGATCGTTGCGGTCCCCGCATACCACTAATTGTTGGTCCTTTTCTCGTTGGGCTTGGGTTTCTGTTGATGGCTTTCGTAGGTTTGACACGTGGTGCTTCCGAATATTGGACAACATTCTTTCCGGGCATTGTAGTCTTTGGGCTGGGGATGGCAATTACAGTTGCACCATTGACGACTGCTGTGATGGGTTCAGTTGGTACAGAATATGCAGGAACTGCATCGGGAATTAACAATGCTGTCTCTCGGACGGCTGGAGTTCTGGCGATCGCAATTGTTGGTTCGCTGGCGCTGTCTACCTATTCGCTTTCGTTACAAGAGCATACAACCTGTATTCACCTGTCCAATGCTGCACGTCTTCTGCTACAATCCCAAGCCAGACAACTCGGTCAGATATCACCGATTGTTGGGATTGCACCGGAAAATGTGGATGCTGTAGCAACAGCAGTCAAACTTGCTTTTGTTGACACTTTTCGATTGGTAATGATAATTTGTGCCGGATTAGCTTGGTTGAGCGCAATCATGGCAGCACTTTTAGTAGGGAGTGGGGAGTGGGGAACTCGGGGCCCCCTCTGGGGATAA
- a CDS encoding type II toxin-antitoxin system HicA family toxin has product MKVREVIKRLEADGWYHDRTKGSHRQFKHPDKPGTVTVSGKLNVDVPIGTLKNIWRQAQLDER; this is encoded by the coding sequence ATGAAAGTACGTGAAGTTATCAAGCGACTCGAAGCTGATGGATGGTATCATGACAGAACTAAGGGCAGTCATCGGCAATTTAAACATCCCGATAAACCTGGTACCGTTACAGTATCCGGTAAGTTGAATGTTGACGTACCAATTGGTACGCTAAAAAATATATGGAGACAAGCTCAATTGGATGAACGCTGA
- a CDS encoding thylakoid membrane photosystem I accumulation factor: MNGIKWQFLHNLIPDWQRVLSVLILLSCLLFIDTQSAFAGLKDDRYDGNIFVVYAGNGSLVPPKETLSQALSEQKPALLFFYVDDSSDCKEYALVVSRVQEFYGRVTEIIPVNVDTLPVKETYSPTEAGYYYSGAVPQVVVFDRAGQVVLNKKGQIPYEDIDDQFRIVFDLLPRSKSVQLKRRSFNELNSELTTQ, translated from the coding sequence ATGAATGGCATCAAGTGGCAATTTTTACACAATCTCATTCCAGACTGGCAACGGGTTTTGTCAGTATTAATCCTGCTTTCCTGCTTGTTATTTATTGATACGCAGTCAGCATTTGCAGGTCTAAAAGATGACAGATACGATGGCAACATTTTTGTGGTTTATGCTGGTAACGGCTCATTAGTTCCCCCTAAAGAAACACTCTCCCAAGCTTTATCAGAGCAAAAACCTGCCCTGCTATTCTTTTACGTAGATGACAGCAGTGATTGCAAGGAATATGCCCTTGTTGTTTCAAGAGTACAGGAATTTTATGGTCGGGTAACAGAAATTATCCCTGTCAATGTAGACACCTTACCAGTTAAAGAAACTTATAGCCCTACAGAGGCTGGTTATTACTATTCTGGAGCTGTTCCCCAAGTCGTTGTCTTCGATCGCGCCGGTCAAGTCGTTCTCAATAAAAAGGGTCAAATCCCCTATGAAGACATAGACGACCAATTTAGAATTGTGTTTGATTTATTACCTCGTTCTAAATCAGTGCAGTTAAAGAGACGCTCCTTTAACGAGTTGAACAGCGAGCTAACCACTCAGTAA
- a CDS encoding type II toxin-antitoxin system HicB family antitoxin, with protein sequence MHYLVVIEKGETSYGAYIPDLPGCVAVGETIDEVKALIAEAIEFHIEGMLEGGETIPNPISIAHEVEVLVKTA encoded by the coding sequence ATGCATTATTTAGTTGTAATCGAAAAGGGAGAAACTAGCTACGGTGCCTATATCCCTGACTTACCAGGCTGTGTAGCTGTAGGTGAAACCATAGATGAAGTTAAAGCACTAATTGCCGAGGCTATCGAATTTCATATAGAAGGTATGCTTGAAGGTGGGGAAACCATACCTAACCCTATAAGCATTGCTCATGAAGTTGAGGTTTTGGTCAAGACTGCATAA
- a CDS encoding DUF6887 family protein, whose protein sequence is MNTLDFATMTRPEFRQYLLEHREDEETTPKSCS, encoded by the coding sequence ATGAACACACTCGATTTCGCAACAATGACCCGCCCCGAGTTTCGTCAATATCTTCTTGAGCACAGGGAGGATGAAGAGACAACCCCTAAGAGTTGCAGTTAA
- a CDS encoding Uma2 family endonuclease encodes MTQAQTQAQTDPKLYTFDEFIEWYPENSEVRYELYDGVIVEMPKPRGKHSNLTGSLGGRLLTTIDKMGKTDIWTIPRESIVKPYRDKSGYEPDIIVLNQETIGTETRWESESVIQNATSVKLIVEVVSTNWQDDYYDKRRDYEAMSIPEYWIVDYAALGGREFIGYPKQRTIFVYELIDGEYVKTTFRDSDAIISPTFPQFNLTAQQIFNLAL; translated from the coding sequence ATGACCCAAGCCCAAACACAAGCACAAACCGACCCCAAATTATACACTTTTGATGAATTTATTGAATGGTATCCAGAAAACTCGGAAGTTCGGTATGAATTATATGATGGAGTAATTGTCGAGATGCCTAAGCCTAGGGGGAAGCATTCAAATTTAACGGGTTCTCTCGGTGGACGGTTACTTACAACCATTGATAAAATGGGTAAAACCGACATTTGGACAATACCCAGAGAATCGATTGTAAAACCGTACCGTGACAAATCAGGGTACGAACCGGACATCATTGTTTTGAATCAAGAAACTATTGGTACTGAGACACGCTGGGAAAGTGAGTCAGTTATTCAAAACGCGACTTCGGTCAAATTGATAGTAGAAGTTGTTAGTACCAATTGGCAAGACGACTACTACGACAAACGTCGTGATTATGAAGCTATGAGCATTCCCGAATACTGGATTGTAGATTATGCCGCCTTGGGAGGGCGTGAATTTATCGGCTATCCAAAACAACGCACCATCTTTGTATACGAACTAATTGACGGGGAATATGTAAAAACAACATTTAGAGACAGTGATGCGATCATCTCCCCTACTTTCCCACAATTTAACCTCACCGCGCAACAGATTTTTAACTTGGCTTTGTAA
- the egtD gene encoding L-histidine N(alpha)-methyltransferase — protein sequence MSRSQAVGSKETSQNTHEERLQIQRLQEPTMVVSSSAGSDVVKGLTQTTKSLPPRYFYDDRGSELFEQICELPEYYVTRTETAILQECAGEIAQITGSCELVELGSGSSTKTRILLDAYNQAGYPLHYLPIDVSAGMLESTALQLLAEYPTLKVQALAGTYELALVQLEPTKLPTRMVCFIGSTLGNLNPQECEEFFSQIIDALQVGEYFLLGVDLQKAKHLLEAAYDDRQGVTAAFNLNMLEHLNRLYEGNFDTTQFEHWAFYNETKSQIEMHLRSLRSQTIQLQALNLTVSVDQDETILTEISRKFDLNAIQQELKAKGLVLQKVWTDKNKWFGLILCQLQAH from the coding sequence ATGTCTAGATCTCAGGCTGTCGGTAGCAAAGAGACTTCCCAAAACACTCATGAAGAACGCTTGCAAATACAGCGTTTGCAGGAACCAACTATGGTTGTTTCTTCTAGTGCAGGAAGTGATGTCGTTAAGGGATTAACTCAAACAACTAAGTCCTTACCCCCTCGTTACTTCTATGATGACCGTGGTTCTGAGCTATTTGAGCAAATTTGTGAATTACCAGAATATTATGTAACGCGAACAGAAACAGCAATTTTACAAGAGTGTGCTGGTGAAATTGCTCAGATAACTGGTTCGTGTGAATTGGTGGAACTTGGCAGTGGCAGTTCTACCAAAACCCGTATTCTACTTGATGCCTATAATCAGGCTGGTTATCCTTTACACTACCTTCCAATTGATGTTAGCGCTGGAATGTTAGAAAGCACTGCTCTACAACTTTTAGCAGAGTACCCCACACTGAAGGTTCAAGCACTAGCGGGAACCTATGAATTGGCGTTGGTACAGCTTGAACCTACCAAATTACCAACCAGAATGGTTTGTTTTATTGGTAGCACGTTGGGTAATTTAAATCCTCAAGAATGCGAGGAATTCTTTTCTCAAATCATAGATGCTTTACAAGTAGGAGAATATTTCCTACTTGGTGTAGATTTACAAAAGGCCAAACATTTGTTAGAAGCTGCTTATGACGATCGCCAAGGAGTCACCGCAGCATTTAACCTAAATATGCTAGAACATCTCAATCGGCTGTATGAAGGAAATTTTGACACAACACAATTTGAACATTGGGCTTTTTACAATGAAACTAAGAGTCAGATAGAAATGCATTTACGCAGTTTGCGATCGCAAACCATCCAATTGCAAGCTTTAAACCTCACAGTTTCTGTTGACCAAGACGAAACTATTCTCACGGAAATTTCTCGCAAATTTGACCTCAATGCTATTCAGCAAGAATTGAAAGCAAAAGGTTTAGTACTGCAAAAGGTGTGGACTGACAAAAATAAGTGGTTTGGATTGATATTGTGTCAATTGCAAGCTCATTGA